A part of Ammospiza caudacuta isolate bAmmCau1 chromosome 5, bAmmCau1.pri, whole genome shotgun sequence genomic DNA contains:
- the KCNJ4 gene encoding inward rectifier potassium channel 4, with protein MTERAMGSVRVNRYSIVSTEEDGHKVSTLGSMNGHSRNGKGHAPRRKHRNRFVKKNGQCNVYFANLSNKSQRYMADIFTTCVDTRWRYMLMIFSAAFLVSWLFFGFLFWCIAFFHGDLNAPAVAGSPSLLKPCIMHVNSFLGAFLFSVETQTTIGYGFRCVTEECPLAIMAVVVQSIVGCVIDSFMIGTIMAKMARPKKRAQTLLFSHHAVISVRDGKLCLMWRVGNLRRSHIVEAHVRAQLIKPYMTEEGEYLPLDQRDLNVGYDVGLDRIFLVSPIIIVHEIDEESPLYGIGKEELETENFEIVVILEGMVEATAMTTQARSSYLASEILWGHRFEPVVFEEKNHYKVDYSRFHKTYEVAGTPCCSARELQESKMTILPSPPPPSAFCYENELALVSQDEDEDDDEVGVVLGGNTKEEGGIIQMMDFGSHLDLERLQATLPLDTISYRRESAI; from the exons ATGACCGAGCGAGCCATGGGCAGCGTCCGGGTCAATCG GTACAGCATTGTCTCCACCGAGGAGGATGGACACAAGGTCTCTACGCTGGGCAGTATGAACGGGCACAGCAGGAACGGCAAGGGCCATGCTCCCCGGCGGAAGCACCGCAACCGCTTCGTGAAGAAGAATGGCCAGTGCAACGTTTACTTTGCCAACCTGAGCAACAAATCCCAGCGCTACATGGCCGACATCTTCACCACCTGTGTGGACACGCGCTGGCGGTACATGCTGATGATCTTCTCTGCCGCCTTCCTGGTCTCCTGGCTCTTCTTCGGCTTCCTCTTCTGGTGCATCGCCTTCTTCCACGGCGACCTCAATGCACCGGCCGTGGCAGGTAGTCCCTCTCTGCTCAAGCCCTGCATCATGCACGTGAACAGCTTCCTGGGGgcttttcttttctcagtggagACGCAGACAACCATCGGGTACGGCTTCCGCTGCGTGACTGAGGAGTGCCCGCTGGCCATCATGGCAGTTGTGGTGCAGTCCATCGTGGGCTGCGTGATTGACTCCTTCATGATTGGCACCATCATGGCCAAGATGGCAAGGCCCAAGAAGCGGGCCCAGACCCTCCTCTTCAGCCATCATGCCGTCATCTCCGTGCGGGATGGCAAACTGTGTCTCATGTGGAGGGTGGGCAACCTGAGGAGGAGTCACATCGTGGAGGCCCATGTCCGAGCCCAGCTCATCAAGCCCTACATGACGGAGGAAGGGGAATACCTCCCCCTGGACCAGCGGGACCTAAACGTGGGCTACGATGTGGGTCTGGATCGTATATTTTTGGTCTCACCCATTATTATCGTTCATGAGATTGATGAGGAGAGCCCCCTCTACGGGATTGgcaaggaagagctggagaCGGAGAATTTTGAGATTGTGGTTATTCTGGAGGGGATGGTGGAAGCCACAGCCATGACCACACAGGCACGAAGCTCTTACCTTGCTAGCGAAATCCTTTGGGGTCATCGCTTTGAACCGGTTGTGTTTGAGGAGAAGAACCACTACAAAGTGGATTACTCGCGCTTTCACAAGACATATGAGGTAGCTGGCACACCTTGCTGCTCAGCCCGGGAGCTGCAAGAGAGCAAGATGACCATCCTACCTTCTCCACCACCTCCCAGTGCCTTCTGCTACGAGAATGAGCTGGCACTTGTCAGTCAAGATGAAGACGAAGATGATGATGAAGTGGGTGTAGTGTTAGGGGGCAACACCAAGGAGGAGGGAGGTATCATCCAGATGATGGATTTTGGAAGCCACCTGGACCTGGAGCGGCTCCAGGCAACTCTGCCTCTAGATACAATCTCATACCGCAGGGAATCAGCCATCTAA
- the LOC131558285 gene encoding LOW QUALITY PROTEIN: uncharacterized protein LOC131558285 (The sequence of the model RefSeq protein was modified relative to this genomic sequence to represent the inferred CDS: inserted 2 bases in 1 codon), with product MMVYPESQGLQGDDNNDGGDDDSKESGNSCHSDVPSPLCKSSDSTDENKTEDQGEPTFFVTPGDSYMVKDKQVELAKHAVELEKEDQELQEPFYKDMGMSGRLDGEDEPSLTYHLPGHQRLPAPQKAGTAPSGFHDSFQHSSGQHLGTEAAATQAHASDHFVGHPETTTGAEPHVLHGEDGEDGEDRQSLSLQPAYDLLWQENSMLRRMFQTFQNNLKRQVCMVASLQDQLKASQAERERQVQELQSLVQETECHLQIMTQRALNAETNMERLKQKIFILQGQLERCKLGNENLRXQTGLEAVKQNLDFTRQNRHELIMGKDASLR from the exons ATGATGGTCTACCCAGAATCTCAAGGTTTGCAAGGTGATGATAACAATGATGGTGGTGATGATGACAGCAAAGAATCAGGGAACTCCTGCCATTCTGACGTTCCTTCACCCTTGTGCAagagcagtgacagcacagaTGAAAATAAGACAGAGGATCAGGGAGAACCCACATTTTTCGTAACTCCTGGGGATTCTTACATGGTGAAAGATAAACAGGTGGAGTTGGCCAAGCATGCGGTGGAGCTTGAGAAGGAAGATCAGGAGCTTCAGGAACCGTTTTACAAAGACATGGGAATGTCTGGCAGATTGGATGGAGAGGACGAGCCCAGCCTAACCTACCACCTTCCTGGGCATCAGAGGTTGCCTGCCCCCCAAAAGGCCGGTACAGCACCAAGTGGCTTCCATGACTctttccagcacagctcaggccAGCACTTGGGGACAGAGGCCGCTGCCACACAGGCCCATGCCAGTGACCATTTTGTGGGACACCCAGAGACCACCACGGGAGCGGAGCCCCATGTGCTGCACGGGGAGGATGGCGAGGATGGTGAGGACAgacagtccctgtccctgcagccagcgTATGActtgctgtggcaggagaacAGCATGCTCAG GAGAATGTTCCAGACCTTCCAGAACAACTTGAAGAGACAGGTGTGCATGGTGGCGAGCTTGCAGGATCAGCTGAAGGCCAGCCAGGCTGAGCGGGAGAGGCAAGTCCAAGAGCTCCAATCCTTAGTCCAGGAGACTGAATGTCATCTTCAGATAATGACCCAGCGGGCTCTGAATGCCGAAACAAACATGGAGAGGCTGAAGCAGAAGATCTTTATTCTCCAAGGACAGCTGGAGAGATGCAAGCTGGGGAATGAAAACCTGAG ACAGACTGGTCTAGAAGCAGTGAAACAGAACTTAGACTTCACCAGGCAAAACCGCCACGAGCTCATAATGGGCAAAGATGCCTCCCTCAGGTAG